A stretch of Imperialibacter roseus DNA encodes these proteins:
- a CDS encoding 1-acyl-sn-glycerol-3-phosphate acyltransferase, translating into MEAETEKIKGEKKRYKPVLPRTRYWPIVQLNKNKKAFIETVTNESLKNLITLTSGRSLKEELESTVYRERLRMKQNPWKVDPKDEKDFWNQIQKRLIEMPHDDEAKKKETEEAILREIIKRYANEISGNFKNSHYKFARTVITFGFARLLNATRVKGIKSLWSKQLDLDDKIHVVGQVEQLRRLARRGTIVMVPTHFSNLDSILIGWVIQHMGLPPFIYGAGLNLFNIRIFAYFMNSLGAYKVDRRKKNLIYLETLKTYSQEALKYGCHSLFFPGGTRSRSGAIETQLKLGLLSTTVAAQREHFEEDEEKAKKIFIVPVVLNYHFVLEAPSLINDYLERKGQERYYVENDEYSTSYKIIKFLLKFFTRGSDISVSIGRAMDVFGNYVDNHGNSLDKQGNPMEIKDYFTTDGLITFDAQREQEYTRILAKRIVEEYHKYNRVFSSHLVAFTAFEMIKRRNPALDLYNLLRLPDEDTEIDYAEFRETFGKLREEIFRMKEMGKINFASHLDGPVDDVIKYGIDNCGMYHALRPILKNKKGNVTTQDMNRLFYYYNRMDGYDLEKFI; encoded by the coding sequence ATGGAAGCTGAGACGGAAAAAATAAAAGGAGAAAAGAAGAGATATAAGCCAGTCCTGCCGAGGACCCGTTACTGGCCTATTGTGCAGCTGAACAAAAACAAGAAAGCTTTCATTGAAACTGTTACCAATGAGAGCCTGAAAAACCTGATCACTCTCACGTCAGGACGGTCGCTGAAAGAAGAGCTGGAGTCAACTGTTTACCGGGAAAGGCTGCGCATGAAGCAGAACCCGTGGAAAGTTGATCCGAAAGACGAAAAAGACTTTTGGAACCAGATACAGAAAAGGCTCATTGAAATGCCTCACGATGATGAGGCAAAAAAGAAAGAAACTGAGGAGGCCATCCTTCGGGAGATTATCAAGCGTTACGCCAACGAGATCTCAGGTAATTTCAAAAATTCTCACTACAAGTTTGCCCGTACCGTCATCACCTTTGGATTTGCTCGCCTGCTCAATGCTACCCGGGTAAAAGGCATTAAGTCCCTTTGGAGCAAACAGCTTGACCTCGATGACAAAATCCACGTGGTGGGGCAAGTAGAGCAGCTCCGCCGACTGGCCCGAAGAGGCACCATCGTTATGGTGCCCACGCACTTTAGCAACCTCGATTCAATACTCATTGGCTGGGTAATTCAGCACATGGGCTTGCCGCCATTCATCTACGGTGCCGGACTCAACTTATTCAATATCAGGATCTTCGCTTACTTTATGAATAGCCTTGGCGCTTACAAAGTAGACAGAAGGAAGAAAAATTTAATCTACCTGGAAACACTCAAGACTTATTCGCAGGAAGCTTTAAAATATGGCTGCCACAGCTTGTTCTTCCCTGGCGGCACCAGATCAAGATCGGGGGCTATTGAAACCCAACTTAAGCTTGGTTTGCTGAGCACAACAGTGGCTGCACAGCGGGAGCATTTTGAAGAAGACGAAGAGAAGGCCAAAAAGATTTTCATCGTGCCGGTAGTGCTCAACTATCATTTCGTTCTTGAAGCGCCCAGCCTTATCAACGACTATCTTGAAAGAAAGGGTCAGGAGCGATACTATGTGGAAAATGATGAGTACTCCACGTCTTACAAAATCATCAAGTTTCTGCTGAAGTTTTTCACCAGAGGCTCCGACATCTCTGTAAGTATTGGCAGGGCCATGGATGTGTTTGGCAACTATGTGGACAACCACGGCAACAGCCTCGACAAGCAGGGAAACCCGATGGAAATAAAGGACTACTTCACCACTGATGGCCTAATCACTTTCGACGCACAGCGGGAGCAGGAATATACCCGTATTCTTGCCAAAAGGATTGTAGAAGAGTATCACAAATACAACCGGGTATTTAGCAGCCACCTGGTAGCTTTCACAGCTTTTGAAATGATCAAAAGGAGAAACCCTGCGCTTGATCTTTATAATCTGCTCCGCCTGCCAGATGAGGACACGGAAATTGACTACGCCGAGTTCAGAGAGACTTTCGGCAAGCTTAGAGAGGAAATATTCCGCATGAAAGAAATGGGGAAAATCAATTTCGCCAGTCACCTTGACGGCCCCGTTGATGACGTGATCAAATACGGAATTGACAACTGCGGCATGTACCATGCCCTGAGACCCATTTTGAAGAACAAAAAGGGAAATGTGACAACGCAGGACATGAACAGGCTTTTTTACTACTATAACCGGATGGATGGATATGACCTCGAAAAGTTCATCTAA
- a CDS encoding peptidylprolyl isomerase, translating into MKNHFPLLFIAIVFLTSCSENESERIKTFPNKFADQELVKLYDFKDRRQSEALIPYLTHQQSVYREEAAMAFASTQDTVGLPYLFPLLSDPKIEVRKAAAFAIGQMKRKSAQSALANRLPLETEPLVRYYLLEALGKCLSTDYMHFLADYEANDDLTVAGKAWGIYRAGVGGISDSVLTVAASVLLADSLPEQARLAAANYFARMRGISIAHFESMLKNSAANDSLPSVRMAAARALAKSNNDSIAFFIDSQLNSESNSLVRVNLIRGLKQEHFPIVESTLLGILRGTDYQTSVSAGEVISSWQGREVERWIWDINDQIVIPRTRAIVLGTLLESNLYGYNAYRELSEMYSGVSNPYDKGFVLQALGNYPNASVFLGDRLNDPHPFVRTSAMEALSTINQSAQFPVFKQPELIGYFRQAILSGDAGKVTVAASTLTRLRTKLQPYLGNIQFMYQGLDSLHLPEDLEPYQALESAISAYEGREGISPGQLYQNPIAWDVVSEISKGTKATIETSRGAIEIELLVEEAPGSVENFVSLARSGFYENLTFHRVVPNFVIQAGCPRGDGYGSSDGVIRSEFSTQKYGTGYVGMASAGKDTEGSQWFITHSPTPHLDGVYTIFGRVTKGMDVVNKIEVGDRITSIKLP; encoded by the coding sequence ATGAAAAACCACTTTCCACTGCTCTTTATTGCCATCGTTTTTCTTACGTCATGTTCTGAAAATGAATCAGAACGCATCAAAACCTTCCCCAATAAGTTTGCTGACCAGGAACTGGTGAAGCTATACGACTTTAAAGACAGAAGGCAGTCGGAGGCTTTGATTCCCTATCTCACCCATCAGCAGAGTGTGTACCGTGAAGAAGCGGCAATGGCGTTCGCCTCTACTCAAGACACTGTTGGGCTTCCCTACCTGTTTCCGCTTTTGTCAGACCCCAAAATTGAAGTGAGAAAAGCAGCAGCCTTTGCCATCGGCCAGATGAAAAGAAAAAGTGCACAGTCGGCGCTGGCCAACAGGCTGCCGCTCGAAACGGAGCCCCTGGTCAGGTACTATCTTTTGGAAGCACTGGGCAAATGCCTCAGCACCGATTACATGCATTTTTTGGCTGACTATGAAGCGAACGACGATCTCACTGTTGCTGGGAAGGCCTGGGGCATTTATCGTGCTGGCGTTGGGGGTATTAGTGACTCGGTGCTGACTGTGGCCGCCAGCGTCCTCCTGGCCGACTCCCTGCCTGAACAGGCAAGGCTGGCTGCTGCCAACTATTTTGCGAGAATGCGGGGGATAAGCATAGCACATTTTGAAAGCATGCTGAAGAACAGTGCCGCCAACGACTCGCTTCCATCCGTAAGAATGGCTGCCGCAAGGGCATTAGCAAAATCCAACAATGATTCGATCGCTTTTTTTATCGACAGCCAGCTCAACAGTGAGAGCAACTCCCTGGTCAGGGTAAACCTCATCAGGGGGCTTAAGCAGGAGCATTTTCCTATCGTGGAATCGACGCTCCTCGGAATACTTAGAGGCACAGATTATCAAACCTCAGTCAGTGCTGGTGAAGTGATAAGTTCATGGCAAGGCCGGGAAGTGGAACGATGGATCTGGGATATTAACGATCAGATTGTGATACCCAGAACCCGGGCCATTGTTTTAGGCACTCTGCTGGAAAGCAACTTGTATGGCTACAATGCCTATAGAGAGCTGTCGGAAATGTATAGCGGTGTGAGCAACCCATACGACAAAGGGTTTGTTTTACAGGCGCTGGGAAACTATCCCAACGCCAGCGTCTTTCTTGGCGACCGGCTGAATGATCCCCACCCGTTTGTTCGCACAAGCGCTATGGAAGCGCTGAGTACGATAAACCAGTCTGCCCAGTTCCCTGTTTTCAAGCAACCGGAGCTGATTGGCTATTTCAGGCAGGCCATTCTTTCGGGGGATGCAGGGAAGGTGACGGTAGCTGCTTCAACACTAACGAGGCTCAGAACAAAGCTCCAACCTTATCTGGGCAATATCCAGTTTATGTACCAGGGACTCGACAGCCTGCACCTTCCGGAGGATCTGGAACCCTATCAGGCGCTGGAAAGCGCCATTAGTGCCTATGAAGGGCGAGAAGGCATTAGCCCAGGGCAGCTTTACCAGAACCCAATCGCCTGGGATGTGGTGAGCGAAATTAGCAAGGGAACAAAAGCCACAATAGAAACATCGAGGGGCGCTATAGAAATCGAACTGCTGGTGGAAGAGGCGCCTGGCTCTGTCGAGAATTTCGTCAGCCTGGCCCGCAGTGGTTTCTACGAGAACCTCACTTTTCATCGGGTGGTACCAAACTTCGTGATTCAGGCAGGCTGCCCAAGAGGCGATGGCTACGGCAGTTCGGATGGAGTGATCAGGTCGGAGTTTTCGACTCAAAAGTACGGCACTGGCTACGTAGGCATGGCAAGCGCAGGCAAAGACACCGAGGGCTCACAGTGGTTTATCACGCACTCTCCCACCCCACACCTCGACGGCGTATATACCATTTTCGGACGAGTAACCAAAGGGATGGACGTGGTCAACAAAATTGAAGTGGGCGACCGCATCACCTCCATCAAGCTGCCATGA
- a CDS encoding sensor histidine kinase: protein MKHSSHLSRIDDRTIRWIGIPAFGIFIPNFTGLFGDLWVSDWMYWFGYIYFIFISWSIWQGNRWLLFKQRENMDWFSSPVRKLIILVAANVFYTAPVTVALIVGWYWFSGVGPVDWDAVQLVSLANVICVIFVTHAYETVFLIKERQTDLLAFEQLERARVEAELEILKSQIDPHFMFNSLNTLAYLIENDRDRALQFNESLSDVYRYILMNKQKELVTLEEEIAFANSYFTLVRIRFGDGVHFDVDIADESNKLMAPISLQLLLENAVKHNEFSEKEPLVIRLRLNNGWVEVANNLQAKHLKGTSRIGLRNLTERYRLLTGKEVLVEATEKEFKVKLPYLEV, encoded by the coding sequence ATGAAGCACTCAAGCCACTTGTCCCGCATCGACGACCGGACTATCCGCTGGATAGGGATTCCTGCTTTCGGTATTTTTATACCCAACTTCACGGGTCTGTTTGGCGATCTTTGGGTGTCCGACTGGATGTACTGGTTTGGTTATATCTACTTCATTTTCATTTCGTGGAGCATCTGGCAGGGGAATCGCTGGTTGCTTTTCAAGCAACGTGAAAACATGGACTGGTTCAGTAGTCCTGTCAGAAAACTGATCATTCTTGTGGCAGCCAATGTGTTTTATACTGCGCCAGTGACCGTGGCGCTGATCGTTGGCTGGTACTGGTTTTCCGGGGTGGGCCCGGTTGATTGGGATGCTGTGCAGCTGGTGTCGCTGGCCAATGTGATCTGCGTTATTTTTGTTACGCATGCCTACGAAACAGTCTTTCTGATCAAGGAACGCCAGACCGATCTTTTGGCTTTTGAGCAGCTGGAGCGAGCCAGAGTGGAGGCTGAGCTCGAGATTTTGAAAAGCCAGATCGACCCGCATTTCATGTTCAACTCGCTCAATACACTCGCCTACTTGATAGAAAACGATAGGGACAGGGCACTACAGTTCAATGAGAGCTTGTCGGATGTGTACAGGTATATCCTTATGAACAAACAGAAGGAACTGGTAACTCTTGAAGAGGAGATTGCTTTCGCTAACAGCTATTTCACATTGGTAAGGATCAGGTTTGGCGACGGAGTGCATTTTGATGTGGACATTGCTGATGAGTCCAACAAATTGATGGCACCTATCAGCCTGCAGCTACTTTTGGAGAATGCGGTAAAGCATAACGAATTTAGCGAAAAAGAGCCGTTGGTCATTCGCCTTCGTCTTAATAATGGTTGGGTGGAAGTGGCCAACAACCTGCAAGCCAAACACCTCAAAGGTACTTCCAGAATCGGGCTGCGAAATCTTACAGAACGTTACAGACTGCTAACCGGCAAGGAGGTGCTTGTTGAGGCAACAGAGAAGGAGTTTAAAGTGAAATTGCCCTATCTTGAAGTATGA
- a CDS encoding DUF1761 domain-containing protein, translating into MTDLSQLNYLAIFVAAFSAFLVGGVWYSPILFAKSWMKENNFTDDDLKSGQGKIFGTAFVLELIMAFNLAAFIGAESDITFGLIAGFLAGFGWVALGMGVTYLFERKSFRLWAINAGYQVVSFTVMGGIVGVWH; encoded by the coding sequence ATGACTGATTTATCGCAACTAAACTACCTGGCCATTTTCGTGGCAGCTTTCAGCGCTTTCCTTGTTGGGGGAGTTTGGTACTCCCCCATCCTCTTTGCCAAATCATGGATGAAAGAAAACAACTTCACAGATGATGACCTGAAAAGTGGGCAGGGCAAAATCTTCGGAACTGCTTTTGTGCTCGAGCTCATCATGGCCTTCAACCTGGCTGCTTTCATCGGAGCCGAATCAGACATTACTTTCGGATTAATTGCAGGCTTTCTGGCAGGCTTCGGCTGGGTGGCGCTTGGCATGGGTGTTACTTACCTTTTCGAACGGAAGTCCTTCCGCCTCTGGGCCATCAACGCTGGGTACCAGGTGGTATCCTTCACTGTGATGGGAGGAATTGTGGGGGTGTGGCATTGA
- a CDS encoding NAD(P)H-dependent glycerol-3-phosphate dehydrogenase, giving the protein MTSKSSSKDPVGVLGAGSFGTVIANMLAEKTDVILYARTPERAKNINDKRESSGQALHERITVTNDLELVAKSCNVIFPVVPSANLRELIRRMSPYLRPYHILIHGTKGFDVSLPDNKQLNANRPLSRDYVKTMSEVIMEESSVVRVGCLAGPNLAGEMAARQPAASVVASHFDEVINAGQQLLKNERFLIYGNSDLIGVELCGVLKNIIAIGAGVIHGLGLGENAKALLISRGMVEMIYIGQALGGNTKAFIGLAGVGDLIATCSSQHSRNFTVGTRLAKGEKIKDIIESMEETAEGVRTIEIVKSLSEFYKVRCPITEALHNIINEEMTVGDATTYLMKFPFRAEIDFL; this is encoded by the coding sequence ATGACCTCGAAAAGTTCATCTAAAGATCCGGTGGGCGTATTGGGCGCCGGCAGTTTCGGAACTGTGATAGCCAATATGCTGGCGGAAAAGACCGACGTAATACTTTATGCACGCACGCCGGAAAGGGCCAAAAATATTAACGACAAGAGGGAAAGTTCCGGACAGGCCCTTCACGAAAGGATCACAGTGACCAACGACCTGGAGCTTGTTGCCAAGTCGTGTAATGTCATTTTCCCGGTTGTGCCTTCCGCCAACCTGCGGGAGCTCATCCGCCGCATGTCGCCCTATCTACGCCCCTACCATATCCTCATCCACGGCACAAAGGGCTTCGATGTGAGCCTTCCTGACAACAAGCAGCTTAATGCCAACAGACCGCTTAGCCGGGATTATGTAAAGACCATGAGCGAAGTGATTATGGAGGAAAGCTCCGTCGTGAGAGTTGGCTGCCTCGCTGGCCCTAACCTCGCCGGTGAAATGGCAGCCCGGCAGCCTGCAGCTTCAGTGGTCGCCAGCCACTTTGACGAGGTGATCAATGCCGGCCAGCAATTGCTGAAAAATGAGCGTTTTCTCATTTATGGTAACAGTGACCTCATCGGTGTTGAGTTGTGTGGTGTACTTAAAAATATCATTGCTATTGGCGCTGGTGTTATCCACGGGCTCGGCCTGGGCGAAAACGCCAAAGCCCTGCTCATTAGCCGGGGCATGGTAGAAATGATCTATATCGGTCAGGCACTGGGCGGGAACACAAAAGCCTTTATCGGACTAGCCGGTGTCGGCGACCTCATCGCCACCTGCTCGAGCCAGCACAGCCGCAATTTTACCGTTGGCACAAGGCTGGCAAAGGGTGAGAAAATCAAAGACATCATCGAAAGCATGGAAGAGACTGCCGAAGGAGTGCGAACCATTGAAATCGTCAAAAGCCTTTCGGAATTCTACAAAGTACGGTGCCCGATCACGGAGGCCTTGCACAACATCATCAATGAGGAGATGACTGTGGGAGACGCCACAACTTACCTGATGAAATTCCCTTTCAGAGCGGAAATCGATTTTTTGTAG
- a CDS encoding LytR/AlgR family response regulator transcription factor, translating to MKVAIIEDEVPARQQLISLLKKLRDDIVVVNESTSVKEAVAFLQETPVVDLLFMDIQLNDGLSFEIFKKVAVTCPVIFTTAFDQYMLDAFRQNGIDYLLKPLKKADLQQAFAKLEKLKSHFSSDLIDALRSVQEGQSEFRKRLVAKKGVSFKSVPVEDIQYFFSEHKVSFLVNREGEKLILDKPLADIEADLDPATFFRINRKYIAAISAIESYRSFEKGKLSVVLIPSPKEEVVVSQEKASFFKAWMEK from the coding sequence ATGAAGGTCGCTATCATAGAAGACGAAGTGCCTGCCAGGCAGCAACTTATTTCTCTTCTGAAAAAGTTGCGTGACGACATAGTCGTTGTCAATGAATCGACAAGTGTGAAAGAGGCAGTTGCCTTTCTTCAGGAGACACCTGTGGTTGACCTGTTGTTCATGGACATACAGCTAAACGATGGCCTTTCTTTTGAAATTTTTAAGAAAGTGGCGGTGACCTGTCCAGTAATTTTCACTACTGCATTTGATCAATATATGCTCGACGCATTCAGGCAGAATGGTATTGACTACCTGCTGAAGCCACTAAAAAAAGCTGATTTGCAGCAGGCATTTGCAAAGCTGGAGAAGCTGAAAAGTCATTTTTCTTCTGACCTGATTGATGCGCTACGGTCAGTTCAGGAAGGGCAGAGCGAATTCAGAAAGAGGCTTGTGGCAAAAAAGGGGGTGAGCTTTAAATCGGTGCCTGTGGAGGATATTCAATACTTTTTTTCTGAGCACAAAGTAAGCTTTCTTGTGAATAGAGAAGGAGAGAAGTTGATACTGGACAAGCCGCTGGCAGATATTGAAGCCGACCTCGACCCGGCCACCTTTTTCCGAATTAACCGGAAGTACATAGCGGCTATTTCAGCCATCGAGAGTTACCGGAGTTTTGAAAAAGGAAAGCTCAGTGTGGTACTTATTCCCAGCCCAAAAGAAGAGGTAGTGGTGAGCCAGGAAAAGGCCAGCTTTTTTAAAGCCTGGATGGAAAAATGA
- a CDS encoding type II toxin-antitoxin system VapC family toxin, whose product MDSCQVVGLNEEIIDLTISIRKKAKIKLPDAIIASTCIILDLTLVTRNEGDFGKIEGLSLLNPWTLA is encoded by the coding sequence ATCGACTCTTGTCAGGTTGTCGGGCTAAACGAAGAAATAATAGACCTCACTATTTCGATTAGGAAAAAGGCAAAAATAAAGCTGCCTGATGCGATTATAGCATCAACTTGTATCATACTTGATCTGACCCTAGTCACGAGAAATGAGGGCGATTTCGGTAAAATAGAAGGACTATCTTTGTTAAACCCCTGGACTTTGGCTTAA
- a CDS encoding M48 family metallopeptidase, whose translation MEKQTILWILLGIIVLDFIVEEVLSYLNRKSSYRPLPSQFKDIYDEEKYQKSLAYQRDKEKFSSITTVISFVVTIALLLTGGFGMIDGWLRAYTGNEVTLALSFFAVLYFASDLLTLPFQLYNVFIIEEKYGFNKTTPKTFVLDKLKGYLLTIILGGLLVGILIVLILFLGKDFWIYFWGVMVVFMLLANLFYTSVIVPLFNKLTPLADGTLREAITKYSQGVNFPLTNIFVIDGSKRSSKANAYFSGLGKKKKIVLFDTLLEKHTEEELVAVLAHEVGHYKKKHIIGSLVLGVLQTGVMLYLLSLLIFNSQVSFAMGGDITAIHLNLLAFGILYSPVSRILGILMNVLSRKNEFEADAYAAETYEARPLATALKKLSVDSLSNLFPHPWYVFVHYSHPPMLKRLERLESR comes from the coding sequence ATGGAAAAACAGACAATATTATGGATCCTTCTGGGGATCATTGTGCTTGATTTTATAGTAGAAGAAGTACTTTCTTACCTCAATAGAAAGAGCAGCTACAGGCCTTTGCCAAGTCAGTTTAAGGATATTTACGACGAAGAAAAATACCAGAAATCGCTGGCCTATCAGAGAGACAAAGAAAAGTTTTCGTCGATCACGACCGTCATTTCGTTTGTTGTTACGATCGCCTTATTACTAACAGGTGGGTTCGGCATGATTGACGGATGGTTGCGGGCCTACACAGGCAATGAGGTCACGCTGGCGCTTTCTTTTTTTGCTGTGCTTTACTTTGCTTCCGACCTGTTGACCTTACCCTTTCAGCTGTATAACGTTTTTATCATCGAGGAGAAGTACGGCTTTAATAAAACCACCCCGAAGACCTTCGTGCTCGACAAGTTAAAAGGATACTTGCTCACCATCATATTAGGTGGCTTGCTTGTAGGGATACTCATCGTTCTTATCCTCTTTTTAGGGAAGGACTTCTGGATATACTTCTGGGGGGTAATGGTGGTATTCATGCTTTTGGCAAACCTTTTCTACACATCAGTTATTGTGCCTCTGTTCAATAAGCTTACGCCGCTGGCCGATGGAACCCTTCGGGAGGCCATTACCAAATACAGCCAGGGAGTCAATTTTCCATTGACCAATATTTTCGTAATTGACGGCTCCAAAAGATCGTCTAAGGCCAACGCTTATTTTTCTGGTCTTGGCAAAAAGAAGAAAATCGTGCTTTTCGATACACTGTTGGAAAAGCATACGGAGGAGGAGTTGGTAGCCGTGCTGGCGCATGAGGTGGGGCACTACAAAAAGAAGCACATCATCGGTTCGCTGGTGCTTGGGGTGTTGCAAACTGGTGTCATGCTTTATCTTTTGTCTCTGCTGATTTTTAATTCGCAGGTCAGCTTTGCCATGGGTGGGGACATCACTGCTATCCACTTGAATTTGCTCGCTTTCGGTATTTTGTACAGCCCGGTGTCCAGAATCCTTGGCATTCTCATGAACGTGCTAAGCAGGAAGAATGAGTTTGAAGCAGACGCTTATGCGGCCGAGACCTATGAAGCTCGGCCTTTGGCTACTGCGTTAAAAAAGCTATCGGTTGACAGCTTGAGTAACTTGTTTCCACATCCCTGGTATGTGTTTGTGCATTATTCGCACCCACCCATGCTGAAGCGGCTGGAGCGGCTGGAAAGCCGTTGA